A single Marinitoga aeolica DNA region contains:
- a CDS encoding TIGR04013 family B12-binding domain/radical SAM domain-containing protein, translated as MKKIIFRLFKSNRYSIVALIAAIEKENINIETILEKNFKKILDYNPEDTLIVYSFMSFDIFDVEKEVPILKEKGFKVIAGGPHPSAMPEETLKIGFDHIFVGEGEKTFTNFLKNGSNERIIYSKEFVDLNFYPPYAIKNKHFMPIEITRGCPFVCGYCQTPNLFGRIVRHRDVDIIIEYAKEGIKHNRKIARFITPNSFGYGSKNGVIPNVEKIEELLFNLKKIGMEEIYLGSFPSDVRPESVTPEVLKVIKKYVNNKMVIIGAQSGSENILNKIKRGHNLEIVEHSLALLHEHGFIPYVDFIFGFPFETEEDIKKTFDFMDKITEKYNAVIHSHTFMPLPGTPLFNVGPGKLNKKYYKKLGDLSRNEKLAGYWHKQEQLSIKLYNHFFGGE; from the coding sequence TTGAAAAAGATAATCTTTAGACTTTTTAAATCCAATAGATATTCGATCGTTGCTTTAATTGCAGCAATTGAAAAAGAAAATATAAATATAGAAACAATATTAGAAAAAAACTTTAAAAAAATATTAGATTATAATCCAGAAGATACTTTAATAGTTTATTCTTTTATGAGTTTTGATATCTTTGATGTAGAAAAAGAAGTTCCTATATTAAAAGAAAAAGGATTTAAAGTTATAGCAGGTGGGCCACATCCAAGTGCTATGCCTGAAGAAACATTAAAAATAGGTTTTGATCATATATTTGTTGGTGAAGGTGAAAAAACCTTCACCAATTTTTTGAAAAATGGATCTAATGAAAGAATAATATATTCCAAAGAATTTGTTGATTTAAATTTTTATCCACCTTATGCAATTAAAAATAAACATTTTATGCCAATTGAAATTACAAGAGGGTGTCCCTTTGTATGTGGATATTGTCAAACACCTAATCTTTTTGGAAGAATAGTCAGACACAGAGATGTAGATATTATAATTGAATATGCAAAAGAAGGAATAAAACACAATAGAAAAATTGCAAGGTTTATTACTCCAAATTCATTTGGCTATGGATCAAAAAATGGTGTTATTCCAAATGTAGAAAAGATTGAAGAATTATTATTTAATTTAAAAAAAATAGGGATGGAAGAAATATATTTGGGGTCTTTTCCATCTGATGTAAGACCGGAATCAGTTACACCAGAAGTTTTGAAAGTAATAAAAAAGTATGTAAATAACAAAATGGTGATTATTGGAGCTCAAAGTGGTAGTGAAAATATATTAAATAAAATAAAAAGAGGACATAATTTAGAAATTGTTGAACATTCATTAGCATTATTACACGAACATGGTTTTATTCCTTATGTAGATTTTATATTTGGATTTCCTTTTGAAACCGAAGAAGATATAAAAAAGACATTTGATTTTATGGATAAAATCACAGAAAAATATAATGCTGTGATTCACTCTCATACGTTTATGCCTTTACCTGGAACTCCTTTATTTAATGTTGGACCTGGTAAATTAAATAAGAAGTATTATAAGAAGTTAGGAGATTTATCAAGAAATGAAAAGTTAGCAGGTTACTGGCATAAACAGGAACAATTATCTATAAAATTATATAATCATTTTTTTGGAGGCGAATAA
- the aroF gene encoding 3-deoxy-7-phosphoheptulonate synthase: protein MGTDLKDLRLVSKKNVGKSLVKVSSSSLNSEVVFGKDFVFIAGPCSVETEEQTIQTAIAVKEAGAHMLRGGVFKPRTSPYSFQGLGLKGLKILKKASEITGLPIVTEVLDPRDVHWIAEYVDMLQIGARNMQNFSLLREVGKSNKPVLLKRGMNSTLVDLLYSAEYILSEGNKNVVLCERGIRTFENYTRNTLDISAVPSLKELTHLPVIVDPSHAAGKNSLVIPLAQAAVAAGADGIIVEVHICPEKALSDKEQALTPQQFKYLVENALAIKKALKNAENKKII, encoded by the coding sequence ATGGGAACTGATTTAAAAGATTTACGTTTAGTTTCAAAAAAAAATGTGGGAAAAAGTTTAGTGAAAGTATCTAGTAGTTCTTTAAATTCAGAAGTTGTTTTTGGAAAAGATTTCGTATTTATTGCTGGTCCATGTTCAGTAGAAACAGAGGAACAAACTATTCAAACTGCAATTGCCGTAAAAGAAGCTGGAGCACATATGCTTAGAGGTGGTGTATTTAAGCCGCGAACATCTCCATATTCATTTCAAGGGTTAGGATTGAAGGGATTAAAAATTTTAAAAAAAGCTTCTGAAATAACTGGGTTACCTATTGTTACAGAAGTTCTTGATCCAAGAGATGTCCATTGGATAGCTGAATATGTAGATATGCTTCAAATTGGTGCTAGAAATATGCAGAACTTTTCCTTACTTCGTGAAGTTGGAAAGAGCAATAAGCCAGTATTATTAAAAAGGGGAATGAATTCTACATTAGTAGATCTTCTATATAGTGCAGAGTATATATTATCAGAAGGAAATAAAAATGTTGTTTTATGTGAAAGAGGAATACGTACATTTGAAAATTATACAAGAAATACTCTTGATATTTCAGCAGTTCCCTCTTTAAAAGAACTTACCCACTTACCAGTTATTGTTGATCCTTCACATGCTGCTGGCAAGAATTCTCTTGTAATTCCACTTGCTCAAGCTGCAGTTGCTGCTGGAGCGGATGGAATAATTGTAGAGGTTCACATATGTCCTGAAAAAGCATTGTCAGATAAAGAACAAGCATTAACTCCTCAGCAATTTAAATATCTTGTAGAAAATGCCTTGGCTATTAAAAAAGCATTGAAGAATGCAGAAAATAAAAAAATTATATAA
- the aroA gene encoding 3-phosphoshikimate 1-carboxyvinyltransferase, with protein MIKKLNNAIKVTKSTVNGMCLIPPSKSYSIRALFAGLLNCDEAKLYNISKCEDVLATIEVIKKLGANISIINESEVSMDILISGNCGFSNFNSKGISIINCGESGLCARMIIPILGLIKDNKQIYTVTGRGSLLKRPFNVISFLKDFGMNIQLTNSSVPVLVSGNLKHHNGVIDLSLTTQVFSGLLMALPIIAGKSQLKIINKTSIPYVMATLEVLKDSNINIKYSNNMNEFEIEGNQKYSFSKYIVENDWSSAAFILVAGAIAGDKIGIYGLKENSSQADSVIIEILKEIGLDVKFSEDVIYVSKSQDIYNSFKFDAKDAPDVVPALVALATSCKGISEITNIDRLKYKESNRVESLIASFKNIGIDIWYETKNGGTMFIKGGKIKGGIVDSQNDHRIAMSLAVSGLVSEEGVIINNPYCVRKSFPNFFDVLVKISNNK; from the coding sequence ATGATAAAAAAATTGAATAATGCAATAAAAGTAACTAAGTCTACAGTAAACGGTATGTGTTTAATTCCCCCTTCCAAGAGCTATTCTATTAGAGCATTATTTGCAGGATTACTTAATTGCGATGAAGCTAAATTATACAATATTTCAAAATGTGAAGATGTATTAGCTACAATTGAAGTTATAAAAAAATTAGGAGCTAATATATCTATAATAAATGAATCAGAAGTAAGCATGGATATATTAATTTCTGGTAATTGTGGATTTAGTAATTTTAATTCTAAGGGTATTTCTATTATTAATTGCGGAGAGTCTGGATTATGTGCTAGAATGATAATTCCTATACTTGGATTAATAAAAGATAATAAACAAATTTATACAGTTACAGGGAGAGGTTCACTTTTGAAAAGACCGTTTAATGTTATTAGTTTTTTAAAAGATTTTGGTATGAATATTCAATTAACAAATAGTAGTGTGCCGGTATTAGTTAGTGGAAATTTGAAACATCATAATGGAGTTATAGATCTTTCATTAACAACACAAGTTTTTTCAGGATTATTAATGGCATTGCCAATAATTGCTGGAAAAAGCCAATTAAAAATTATCAATAAAACAAGTATTCCATATGTAATGGCGACTTTAGAAGTTTTGAAAGATAGTAATATAAATATAAAGTATTCTAATAATATGAATGAGTTTGAAATTGAAGGTAATCAGAAATATTCTTTTTCAAAGTATATTGTTGAAAATGATTGGTCTAGTGCAGCTTTTATATTAGTAGCTGGAGCAATAGCAGGAGATAAAATTGGGATTTATGGCTTAAAAGAAAATTCCTCACAAGCTGATTCTGTAATAATAGAAATACTAAAAGAAATAGGGCTAGATGTTAAATTTTCAGAAGATGTTATATATGTTTCTAAATCTCAAGATATATATAATTCTTTTAAATTTGATGCAAAAGATGCCCCAGATGTCGTTCCTGCTTTAGTTGCATTAGCAACTAGTTGTAAAGGGATTAGTGAGATTACTAATATAGACAGATTAAAATATAAAGAAAGTAATAGAGTGGAAAGTTTAATAGCCTCTTTTAAAAATATAGGCATTGATATATGGTATGAAACAAAAAATGGAGGAACAATGTTCATAAAAGGAGGAAAGATTAAAGGTGGAATTGTTGATTCACAAAACGATCATAGAATAGCTATGTCTCTTGCTGTTTCTGGCCTTGTTAGTGAAGAAGGAGTAATTATTAATAACCCATATTGTGTAAGAAAATCTTTTCCGAATTTTTTTGATGTATTAGTCAAAATATCAAATAATAAGTAA
- a CDS encoding prephenate dehydrogenase/arogenate dehydrogenase family protein — MLENKRLLIIGHGRMGKWFAKELSKINNIEIMVYDIKNQDFQKSRNYVITNDLKKVSEFNPSFILNCAPLSNTIDAFENIVENINNKKNIVFGDIASIKNDVKKFYQLHNLKYVSFHPMFGPTFANMGNLKGENVIFISGSENNYLEFFKSFFTKYNLKIHTLSFDEHDKMMAYSLSVPFISSLVFAGRVDKTIVPGTTFAKHLSIAKGVLMEDTNLISEILFNSLTVEEIGRINSNLEYLKHIIMTKDKEELEKFLSKLRNNVL, encoded by the coding sequence ATGTTAGAAAATAAAAGGTTATTGATAATAGGTCACGGGAGGATGGGTAAATGGTTTGCTAAAGAATTATCCAAAATAAATAATATTGAGATAATGGTTTATGATATTAAAAATCAAGATTTTCAAAAGAGTAGAAATTATGTTATAACAAATGATTTAAAAAAAGTTTCTGAATTTAATCCATCTTTCATATTAAATTGTGCACCACTTTCGAATACAATAGATGCATTTGAGAATATTGTAGAAAATATTAATAATAAGAAAAATATTGTTTTTGGAGATATAGCTTCTATAAAAAATGATGTAAAAAAATTTTATCAATTACATAATTTAAAATATGTATCTTTTCATCCAATGTTTGGTCCAACATTTGCAAATATGGGGAATTTAAAAGGAGAAAATGTTATTTTTATTTCAGGTTCAGAAAATAATTATTTGGAATTTTTTAAATCGTTTTTTACTAAATACAATTTAAAAATTCATACTCTTAGTTTTGATGAACATGATAAAATGATGGCATATTCATTAAGTGTACCATTTATATCTTCGTTGGTTTTTGCTGGTCGTGTTGATAAAACTATTGTTCCTGGAACAACATTTGCAAAACATTTATCAATTGCAAAAGGGGTTCTTATGGAAGATACAAATTTGATTTCAGAAATATTATTTAATTCTCTTACAGTTGAAGAAATAGGACGAATAAATTCGAATTTGGAGTATTTAAAGCATATCATAATGACAAAAGATAAAGAAGAATTGGAAAAATTTCTAAGTAAATTAAGAAATAATGTTCTATGA
- a CDS encoding aminotransferase class I/II-fold pyridoxal phosphate-dependent enzyme — protein MYMKFVDKIPISKTIEINTLAKKLIEDGKDVINLTAGEPDFPTPNIIKEKAKEALEKNFTNYTDSKGIPELRESISRMLYKKDIHFLPNEILVTNGGKQALFNTFLSILDREDEVILFSPFWVSYVPGILLTGAKPVILKTEFENNFLPDINKLRKLVTSKTKAILVNSPNNPTGVIYPEEIVIEISRIANENKIFVITDEVYDFLVYEDNFSSFAKYVDKNQLIYINSFSKSYSMTGWRIGFVALKNQLIYNRIVKIQGHSITSVNSIAQYASTVIDEVDNSYMLKEFKKRRDFVISKSREIGLTFVNPKGAFYLFFKSPIEDDSLFCKTILEEKLIALIPGSAFNEKGFVRLSFTNSIEKLEEGFRRIKEFV, from the coding sequence ATTTATATGAAATTTGTTGATAAAATACCAATATCAAAGACAATAGAAATTAATACTTTAGCTAAGAAATTAATTGAAGATGGAAAAGACGTAATAAACTTAACTGCAGGCGAACCTGATTTTCCCACGCCCAATATTATTAAAGAAAAAGCAAAAGAAGCTTTAGAAAAAAATTTTACAAATTATACAGATAGTAAAGGTATTCCAGAGTTAAGAGAATCAATATCAAGAATGCTTTATAAAAAAGATATACACTTTTTACCAAATGAAATTTTAGTGACAAATGGAGGGAAACAAGCTTTATTTAATACATTTCTTTCTATTTTGGATAGAGAAGATGAAGTTATTTTATTTTCACCATTTTGGGTGAGTTATGTTCCTGGGATTTTATTAACTGGAGCGAAGCCAGTAATTTTAAAAACCGAATTTGAAAATAATTTTTTACCAGATATAAATAAACTAAGGAAATTAGTTACTTCGAAAACCAAAGCGATTTTAGTAAATTCTCCGAATAATCCTACAGGTGTTATATATCCAGAAGAGATTGTGATAGAAATATCGAGAATAGCAAATGAGAACAAAATTTTTGTGATTACTGATGAGGTTTATGACTTTTTAGTATATGAAGATAATTTTTCATCTTTTGCTAAATATGTTGATAAAAATCAATTGATTTATATCAATTCTTTTTCAAAAAGCTATTCAATGACTGGATGGAGAATAGGTTTTGTTGCGTTAAAAAATCAATTAATTTACAATAGAATAGTAAAAATACAGGGGCATTCAATAACATCTGTAAATTCAATTGCTCAATATGCATCAACAGTTATTGATGAAGTGGATAATTCTTATATGCTAAAAGAATTCAAAAAAAGAAGAGATTTTGTCATAAGCAAATCAAGGGAAATAGGATTAACTTTTGTTAATCCTAAAGGAGCTTTTTATCTATTTTTCAAATCACCGATTGAAGATGATAGTTTATTTTGTAAAACAATTCTTGAAGAAAAATTAATTGCTTTAATTCCCGGAAGTGCATTTAACGAAAAAGGATTTGTAAGACTATCCTTTACAAATTCAATAGAAAAATTAGAAGAAGGTTTTAGAAGAATCAAAGAATTTGTGTAA
- the corA gene encoding magnesium/cobalt transporter CorA, producing the protein MSKKKKYTKKFGTPPATLIYTGKFYGDFEIEVSDYDKDEYNEIHTKNIEDCFLKKEEKKTRWINLIGIHDTDSVKKLCDRYNIDPLVIEDILNIHQHPKIEVFEEYIFIVLKMLSYNEITSSIEIEQVSIILGEDYIITFQEKKGDVFDFVRKRIRANEGLIRKKKNDYLLFSLMDSIIDFYFARLEEIEEKLNIIEENLLIKSSPEKEKEIYYIKKNLNIMIKSILHIKDVIALIVNDKPKLIKDSFKYFKDLYDHTIQITDISETLINSANDLFDFYLYMVNNKMNSIMKILTIISTIFIPLTLITGIYGMNFKYMPELQSKYGYPIVLMVMAIISAIMLYIFKKKKWM; encoded by the coding sequence ATGTCTAAAAAGAAAAAATATACTAAAAAATTTGGTACTCCTCCAGCAACATTGATATATACTGGAAAATTTTATGGAGATTTTGAAATTGAAGTTTCTGATTATGATAAAGATGAATATAATGAAATACACACTAAAAACATTGAAGATTGCTTCTTAAAAAAGGAAGAGAAAAAAACACGCTGGATAAATTTAATAGGGATTCATGATACCGATTCTGTAAAAAAGTTATGTGATCGATATAATATTGATCCTTTAGTAATAGAAGATATACTGAATATACATCAGCATCCTAAAATAGAAGTTTTTGAAGAATATATTTTTATTGTTTTAAAAATGTTATCTTATAATGAAATTACTTCTTCTATAGAAATTGAACAAGTCAGTATAATTTTAGGTGAAGATTATATAATAACCTTTCAGGAAAAAAAAGGTGATGTCTTTGATTTTGTCAGAAAAAGAATTCGAGCTAATGAGGGACTCATTAGAAAGAAAAAAAATGATTATTTATTGTTTAGTTTAATGGATTCTATAATTGATTTTTATTTTGCTAGGTTAGAAGAAATCGAGGAAAAATTGAATATCATTGAAGAGAATTTATTAATAAAATCTTCACCAGAAAAGGAAAAAGAAATATATTATATAAAAAAGAATTTAAATATAATGATAAAATCAATTCTTCACATAAAAGATGTAATTGCTTTAATTGTTAATGATAAACCCAAATTGATAAAAGATTCATTCAAATATTTCAAAGATTTATATGATCACACCATACAAATAACTGATATATCAGAAACACTTATAAATTCCGCAAATGATTTGTTCGATTTTTATTTATATATGGTAAATAATAAAATGAATTCAATAATGAAAATACTTACAATTATTTCAACTATATTTATCCCATTGACTTTGATCACTGGTATTTATGGTATGAATTTCAAATATATGCCAGAACTTCAATCAAAATATGGATATCCGATTGTTCTTATGGTTATGGCTATAATTTCTGCAATAATGTTATATATATTTAAAAAGAAAAAATGGATGTGA
- a CDS encoding thiamine diphosphokinase gives MRVFIVSGGETKSPLNFYKNIIDNSDILIAVDKGIELYRKLDIEPDYLIGDLDSASQKSIEWAESNDVEIIKYRPEKDFTDIDLAIEFSIEKNADNIFISGFLGNRIDHILGALLLLKKYNSNIIFSEKFLEIQKIPKIFEKNVEIGETWSIFSLAEKTEGIYFEGFKYTLKNGTLYFDNPIGISNETINNIVEISYSKGCLVYFRWLKTIGG, from the coding sequence ATGAGAGTGTTTATAGTATCAGGTGGAGAAACAAAAAGCCCTTTAAATTTTTATAAAAACATTATTGATAATTCTGATATTTTAATTGCTGTTGATAAAGGAATAGAATTATACAGAAAACTCGATATAGAGCCAGATTATTTAATTGGAGATCTGGATTCAGCATCTCAAAAATCTATTGAATGGGCAGAATCTAACGATGTTGAGATAATAAAATATAGGCCTGAAAAAGATTTTACAGATATCGATCTTGCAATTGAATTTTCTATTGAAAAAAACGCCGACAATATATTTATTTCTGGCTTTTTAGGGAATAGAATAGATCATATTTTAGGGGCATTGTTATTGCTAAAAAAATATAATTCAAATATTATTTTTTCAGAAAAATTTTTAGAGATACAAAAAATCCCAAAAATTTTTGAAAAAAATGTAGAAATTGGTGAAACATGGTCTATTTTTTCATTAGCAGAAAAAACTGAAGGAATTTATTTTGAAGGTTTTAAATACACTTTGAAAAATGGAACATTATATTTTGATAATCCTATTGGAATAAGTAATGAGACTATTAATAATATTGTTGAAATATCCTATTCTAAAGGATGTTTAGTCTATTTTAGATGGTTAAAAACTATTGGAGGTTAA
- a CDS encoding RNA polymerase factor sigma-54, whose product MIKRKLLQQLKQKQLLTQKQIQALNIVQMPLNKLDNEINNFILENVFLKFEDENLNLYSLDYMDYILETTAYKRSFLEEIKPIFLAIIPDELEIIAETLFNYLDNNGILTISKKEFIKKYKLQKKDYDLLIETLKNLGPSGFAEESLEKALKIREKEGENGMPLSSLETNENIVYINSKPDIVFFKKGENIKWEINTPRIPEIDEVYLKNLKSVKEKNLKKYIEKEMEKLYILKNALKKRKEYLNKLAELIVKENKTFLETGINPKRLGIRTVAKILNLSPSTVSRSVSSKYFVNLKKTILPFSSIFNTKDSQKNEKDIIIKFIKEHMDISDNKLSKLIEEKLNIKISRRTVNKYKNQIKKDGN is encoded by the coding sequence ATGATTAAAAGGAAACTTCTTCAACAATTAAAACAAAAACAATTATTAACTCAAAAACAAATTCAGGCATTAAATATTGTTCAAATGCCATTAAATAAGCTTGATAATGAAATAAACAATTTCATTTTAGAAAATGTTTTTTTAAAGTTTGAAGATGAAAATTTAAATTTGTATAGCTTAGATTACATGGATTATATTTTAGAAACAACTGCATATAAAAGGAGTTTTTTAGAGGAAATAAAACCTATATTTCTTGCTATTATTCCAGATGAACTTGAAATAATAGCTGAAACTTTATTTAATTATCTTGATAATAATGGTATATTAACCATTTCAAAAAAAGAATTCATAAAAAAATATAAATTACAAAAAAAAGATTATGATTTACTCATAGAAACGCTTAAAAATCTTGGACCTTCCGGTTTTGCCGAGGAATCACTTGAAAAAGCTTTGAAAATTAGGGAAAAAGAGGGAGAAAATGGAATGCCTCTTTCCAGTTTAGAGACTAACGAAAATATTGTATATATAAATTCGAAACCAGATATTGTATTTTTTAAAAAAGGAGAAAATATAAAATGGGAAATTAATACTCCAAGAATTCCAGAAATTGATGAAGTTTATTTAAAAAACTTAAAATCAGTAAAAGAAAAAAACTTAAAAAAGTATATAGAGAAAGAAATGGAAAAATTATATATATTAAAAAATGCATTAAAAAAAAGAAAAGAATATTTAAATAAGCTGGCTGAATTAATAGTAAAAGAAAATAAAACCTTTCTGGAAACCGGTATAAATCCCAAAAGACTCGGTATAAGAACTGTAGCAAAAATTCTTAACCTCTCCCCATCTACTGTTAGCAGAAGCGTATCATCAAAATATTTTGTCAATCTAAAAAAAACAATATTACCATTTTCCAGTATATTTAATACTAAAGATTCTCAAAAAAATGAGAAAGATATTATTATTAAATTCATAAAAGAACACATGGACATATCTGATAATAAATTATCAAAATTAATAGAAGAAAAATTGAACATAAAAATTTCCAGAAGAACAGTAAATAAGTATAAAAACCAAATAAAAAAGGATGGTAATTAA